The following are from one region of the Amedibacterium intestinale genome:
- a CDS encoding ABC transporter ATP-binding protein — protein MSLLKVSGLTKNFGGLCAVSNVHMEIQEEELIGLIGPNGAGKTTFFNLLTGVYEPSEGSIQLNVDGKMMEIGGKKPYVITRMGLARTFQNIRLFKTQSVCTNVKIAMHKNIKYGTFQAIFRTPAFYKEEERVQKEAEELLKVVGLYEKRDELASNLPYGEQRKLEIARALATNPKILFLDEPAAGMNPQETADLTKLIHKIKEEFHVTIVLIEHDMSLVMSICERIYVLDYGKCIAHGLPEEIKKNQRVIKAYLGEDI, from the coding sequence ATGAGTTTACTGAAAGTTAGTGGATTAACAAAAAACTTTGGAGGTTTATGTGCGGTATCCAATGTTCATATGGAAATCCAGGAAGAAGAACTTATTGGTTTAATTGGACCCAATGGGGCAGGTAAAACAACCTTTTTCAACCTTTTAACAGGTGTGTATGAACCAAGTGAAGGATCTATTCAATTAAATGTCGATGGAAAAATGATGGAAATAGGCGGGAAAAAGCCGTATGTAATTACACGTATGGGACTTGCGAGAACTTTTCAAAATATTCGTTTATTTAAAACACAAAGTGTCTGTACAAACGTAAAGATTGCGATGCATAAAAATATTAAGTATGGAACGTTTCAGGCAATCTTTCGAACTCCTGCTTTTTATAAAGAAGAAGAAAGAGTACAAAAAGAAGCAGAGGAATTATTGAAAGTTGTTGGCTTATATGAAAAAAGAGATGAGCTTGCCAGCAATCTTCCTTATGGGGAACAAAGAAAATTAGAGATTGCGCGTGCTTTGGCTACCAACCCTAAAATTTTATTTTTGGATGAGCCGGCAGCAGGAATGAATCCACAGGAAACTGCAGACTTAACAAAACTGATTCATAAAATTAAAGAAGAATTTCATGTGACGATCGTTTTGATTGAACATGATATGTCTTTGGTAATGTCAATTTGTGAGCGTATTTATGTATTGGATTATGGAAAATGCATTGCCCATGGATTGCCGGAAGAAATCAAAAAGAACCAAAGGGTAATTAAGGCATATTTAGGGGAGGATATCTGA
- the nrdD gene encoding anaerobic ribonucleoside-triphosphate reductase, giving the protein MNIIKRSGKEVEFDARKIEDAVTKANDSVTLIYRMSKEQINTIVKNVEAHCEKLRRSATVEEIQDQVEEEIMKQQAFKVANNYITYRYKRELVRKSNSTDKQILSLLELENEEVAQENSNKNPTISSVQRDYMAGEVSKDITKRFLLPTDIVDAHEKGIIHFHDADYFAQHMHNCCLVNLEDMLQNGTVIGETMIEKPHSFLTACNIATQAIAQIASCQYGGQSITMSHLAPFVQISREKFRRDVRNEMTTAGLDVSDDVINEIAELRVKREIKQGVQTIQYQVITLMTTNGQAPFITMFMYLNEVEDGQTRDDLALIIEEMLHQRIQGVKNEAGVYITPAFPKLIYVLEENNVREGTKYWHLTKLAAECTAKRMVPDYISEKIMKELKEGNCYTCMGCRSFLTVYKDENDKYKFYGRFNQGVVTLNLVDVACSSNGDINDFWKLMDERLELCFRALMARHNRLKGTPSDVAPILWQNGALARLKKGEKIDKLLYGGYSTISLGYAGLCECVRYMTGKPHTDPASTPFALEVMEYLNAVCKKWAAETNIDFSLYGTPLESTTYKFSKCLQKRFGIIEGVTDRSYITNSYHVHVTEEINAFDKLTFEAQFQKLSPGGAISYVEVPNMKDNIDAVLAVMQHIYDHIMYAELNTKSDYCQICGYDGEIQIVEDENGKLVWECPHCHNRDQNKMNVARRTCGYIGTQFWNQGRTQEIKERVLHL; this is encoded by the coding sequence ATGAACATTATTAAGCGCAGCGGGAAAGAAGTAGAGTTTGATGCCAGAAAGATAGAAGATGCGGTTACAAAGGCAAACGATAGTGTAACGTTAATTTATCGTATGAGCAAGGAACAAATTAACACAATTGTTAAAAATGTTGAAGCGCATTGTGAAAAGCTTAGAAGAAGTGCTACTGTAGAAGAAATTCAAGACCAGGTAGAAGAAGAAATCATGAAGCAGCAGGCCTTTAAGGTTGCGAACAATTATATTACGTATCGTTATAAAAGAGAACTGGTTCGTAAGTCTAATTCAACAGATAAGCAGATTCTAAGCTTACTGGAACTGGAAAATGAAGAAGTTGCACAGGAAAACTCTAATAAAAATCCTACCATCAGCAGTGTGCAGCGCGATTATATGGCAGGAGAAGTTAGTAAAGATATTACCAAACGTTTCTTATTGCCAACAGATATTGTAGATGCGCATGAAAAAGGAATCATTCATTTCCATGATGCAGATTATTTTGCACAGCATATGCATAACTGCTGTCTAGTGAATTTGGAAGATATGCTGCAAAATGGGACAGTTATTGGGGAAACCATGATTGAAAAACCACATAGTTTTTTAACTGCCTGCAATATTGCGACACAGGCAATTGCACAGATTGCTTCCTGTCAGTATGGAGGACAAAGCATTACGATGTCACACCTAGCTCCTTTTGTACAGATCAGTCGTGAAAAATTCCGCAGAGATGTACGAAATGAAATGACGACAGCTGGGCTGGATGTCAGTGATGATGTGATTAATGAAATTGCAGAGCTTCGAGTAAAACGTGAAATCAAGCAAGGGGTACAAACCATTCAGTATCAGGTCATTACGTTAATGACAACGAATGGACAGGCACCATTTATTACGATGTTTATGTATTTAAATGAAGTAGAAGATGGACAGACACGCGATGACTTGGCATTGATTATTGAAGAAATGCTGCATCAGCGTATTCAAGGTGTTAAAAATGAAGCGGGTGTCTATATTACACCAGCTTTCCCAAAACTGATTTATGTATTGGAAGAAAATAATGTTCGTGAAGGAACAAAATACTGGCACTTAACAAAACTTGCGGCAGAATGTACAGCAAAACGAATGGTTCCGGATTACATTTCCGAAAAAATTATGAAAGAGTTAAAAGAAGGAAACTGCTATACATGCATGGGATGTCGTTCTTTCTTAACGGTATATAAAGATGAAAATGATAAATATAAATTTTATGGACGTTTTAATCAGGGTGTTGTAACTTTAAACCTGGTTGATGTTGCCTGCTCATCAAATGGTGATATCAATGATTTCTGGAAACTGATGGATGAGCGATTGGAATTATGTTTCCGTGCGTTAATGGCTCGTCATAACCGCTTGAAAGGAACACCTTCTGATGTAGCTCCTATTCTTTGGCAGAATGGAGCTTTGGCTCGTTTGAAAAAAGGAGAAAAAATCGATAAGCTGCTGTATGGCGGATATTCTACAATTTCTTTAGGATATGCTGGTTTGTGTGAGTGTGTACGTTATATGACAGGAAAACCGCACACCGATCCTGCTTCTACTCCATTCGCATTGGAAGTTATGGAATATTTGAATGCCGTATGTAAAAAATGGGCTGCAGAAACAAATATTGATTTCTCTTTATATGGAACACCTTTGGAATCTACAACGTATAAATTTTCAAAATGTTTACAGAAACGTTTTGGTATCATCGAAGGTGTAACAGATCGAAGCTATATAACAAATAGTTATCATGTGCATGTAACAGAAGAAATCAATGCGTTTGATAAGTTAACATTTGAAGCACAGTTCCAGAAACTTTCACCAGGAGGAGCTATTAGTTATGTAGAAGTTCCTAATATGAAAGATAATATTGATGCGGTACTTGCGGTAATGCAGCATATTTATGATCATATTATGTATGCAGAGTTAAATACAAAAAGTGATTATTGCCAGATATGTGGATATGATGGAGAAATCCAGATCGTAGAAGATGAGAATGGAAAACTTGTATGGGAATGTCCACACTGCCACAATCGTGATCAAAATAAGATGAATGTAGCAAGAAGAACTTGTGGTTACATTGGTACACAATTTTGGAACCAGGGAAGAACACAGGAAATCAAAGAACGTGTTCTGCATCTATAA
- a CDS encoding CBS and ACT domain-containing protein translates to MYVKNRMTKQPVCIDVNSKISQVVDIMNEKNLHRIPVVSGKKLVGLVTESMISKNGASKATSLSIYELNYLLSKTSVDAIMIRDVITVHEDRFLEDAALLMYKHDIGCLPVVNDENDVVGILTSNDVMSAFLDILGYRESGSRVCVEVKDELGTIGALSEIFVRNNCNITHLGVYNQQNGFTDMIIRINTFQTDALEKDLEANGYKVLNISKNPN, encoded by the coding sequence ATGTATGTAAAAAATCGAATGACAAAACAACCGGTATGCATCGATGTGAATAGTAAAATTTCACAGGTTGTTGATATTATGAATGAAAAAAATCTACATCGTATTCCTGTTGTATCAGGAAAAAAACTGGTGGGACTTGTGACAGAAAGCATGATTTCAAAAAATGGAGCCAGCAAGGCGACAAGTTTAAGTATTTATGAGTTAAATTATTTATTATCCAAAACAAGTGTAGATGCCATCATGATTCGTGATGTCATCACAGTGCATGAAGATCGTTTTTTAGAAGATGCAGCTTTATTGATGTATAAGCATGATATTGGCTGTTTGCCGGTTGTAAATGATGAAAATGATGTAGTAGGAATTTTAACAAGCAATGATGTTATGTCTGCTTTTCTTGATATTTTAGGCTATAGAGAAAGTGGAAGTCGCGTGTGTGTAGAAGTAAAAGATGAGTTAGGTACAATTGGAGCACTGTCAGAAATATTTGTAAGAAATAATTGTAATATCACACATCTTGGTGTATACAATCAGCAAAACGGATTTACGGATATGATTATTCGTATTAATACATTCCAGACAGATGCGCTGGAAAAAGACTTGGAAGCAAATGGATATAAAGTGCTGAATATCAGTAAAAATCCGAATTGA
- the nrdG gene encoding anaerobic ribonucleoside-triphosphate reductase activating protein — translation MYYGALKTCDIANGSGVRVTLFVSGCTNACEGCFQKETWDFSYGSLYTKETEDKIIEALYPSYVQGLTLLGGEPFEIENQKELIKLVRRVKKEYPEKNIWCYTGFTLEKDLIEGGKRHCEVTDEMLSYLDVLVDGKFEEDLKDIRLKFRGSSNQRLIDMNETRKQNKIVLLEL, via the coding sequence ATGTATTATGGCGCATTAAAAACTTGTGATATCGCAAATGGCAGCGGAGTAAGAGTGACTTTATTTGTATCTGGGTGTACCAATGCCTGTGAGGGATGTTTTCAGAAAGAAACGTGGGATTTCTCTTATGGAAGTTTGTATACGAAAGAAACAGAAGATAAAATCATAGAAGCACTTTACCCCAGCTATGTACAGGGATTGACATTGCTTGGAGGAGAACCTTTTGAAATAGAAAATCAGAAAGAACTAATAAAGTTAGTCCGTCGAGTGAAGAAAGAATATCCAGAAAAAAACATTTGGTGCTATACAGGTTTTACACTGGAAAAAGATTTAATTGAAGGTGGAAAACGACATTGTGAAGTGACGGATGAAATGCTTTCTTATCTTGATGTCTTGGTAGATGGAAAATTCGAAGAAGATTTAAAAGATATCCGTTTAAAATTTAGAGGATCTTCTAATCAGCGTTTGATTGATATGAACGAAACAAGAAAGCAGAATAAAATCGTTTTATTAGAATTATAG
- a CDS encoding ABC transporter ATP-binding protein, translating into MLEVKDLSVHYGVIQALKGVSLQVEEGEIVSLIGANGAGKTTLLQTISGLLKKSGGDILFMGKSLNKANAKHIVKAGITQVPEGRHIFPEMSVYENLLMGAYLRKDKDGIKKDLEMVYQRFPRLKDRLSQDASTLSGGEQQMLAMGRALMARPKILLLDEPSMGLAPILVKEIFSIIKDINAQGTTILLVEQNAKMALSIADRAYVMETGNIVMCGSGEELAHSEEIQKAYLGG; encoded by the coding sequence TTGCTGGAAGTAAAAGATTTAAGTGTACATTATGGAGTTATTCAGGCATTAAAAGGTGTTTCCCTGCAAGTTGAGGAAGGTGAAATTGTTTCTTTGATTGGGGCAAATGGTGCTGGAAAAACAACACTTCTTCAAACAATTAGCGGCTTATTGAAAAAGTCAGGTGGAGATATTCTTTTTATGGGGAAATCCTTAAACAAGGCAAATGCAAAACATATCGTAAAAGCAGGAATTACACAGGTTCCAGAGGGAAGACATATTTTTCCGGAAATGAGTGTTTATGAAAACTTGCTTATGGGGGCATATCTTCGAAAAGACAAAGATGGCATTAAAAAGGATCTGGAAATGGTGTATCAGCGTTTTCCAAGATTAAAAGATAGATTATCGCAGGATGCATCTACTTTATCAGGTGGAGAACAGCAGATGTTGGCTATGGGAAGAGCTTTGATGGCAAGACCCAAAATCTTGTTGCTGGATGAGCCAAGCATGGGACTGGCGCCTATTCTTGTAAAGGAAATCTTCTCTATTATCAAAGATATCAATGCACAGGGAACAACGATTCTTTTAGTGGAACAAAATGCGAAAATGGCCTTGTCTATTGCGGATCGTGCATATGTGATGGAAACTGGAAATATTGTGATGTGCGGCAGTGGAGAAGAACTTGCACATAGTGAAGAAATTCAAAAGGCTTATTTAGGAGGATAA
- the uvrB gene encoding excinuclease ABC subunit UvrB, giving the protein MQEKLFDLHAAYKPTGDQPKAIKKLVEGIKEGKKQQVLLGATGTGKTFTISNVIAQVNKPTLVFAHNKTLAGQLYSEFKEFFPNNRVEYFVSNFDYYQPEAYIPSSDTYIDKNATTNMELDMLRMAAVNSVLERKDTIIIASVACIYGASNPEQYRDMFFSIRVGDIIDRKELMGRLVAQQYTRNDMDLVRGTFRVRGDVIEVALGHTDAYILRIEMFDDEIERICEVDPLTGKMLNAYSVYVIHPASGYATKQDIINRAANTIEEELEDRLQVLEEEGKLLEKQRLEQRTRYDVEALREFGVCPGIENYSRHIDGRKPGERPYTLFDYFPDDFLLVVDESHVSLPQIRGMYNGDRARKETLVNYGFRLPSALDNRPMRFEEFEETIHQAVFVSATPGDYELDKTHGEVVEQIIRPTGLLDPVVDVRPTQGQIDDLVDEIKTRIAKNERTLITALTVRMAEDLTSYLKGMDFKVAWLHHEVKTIERTEIIRDLRKGKYDVLIGINLLREGLDIPEVSLIAILDADKEGFLRSERSLIQIIGRAARNAHGEVIMYADSITQSMQKALDETNRRRSIQIAYNEAHGITPKTIIKPIHEVVRSKETQEMTAKYINKKSKVTKKDKEQLMANLEKEMKEAAKVLDFERAAELRDILMELRSS; this is encoded by the coding sequence ATGCAGGAAAAATTATTTGATCTGCATGCAGCATATAAACCAACTGGAGATCAGCCTAAGGCGATTAAAAAACTGGTGGAAGGAATTAAAGAAGGAAAAAAACAGCAGGTTTTGCTTGGGGCAACTGGAACAGGAAAAACGTTTACGATTTCCAATGTAATTGCACAGGTAAATAAACCAACGTTGGTATTTGCCCATAACAAAACATTGGCAGGGCAACTATATTCGGAATTTAAGGAGTTTTTTCCGAACAATCGAGTAGAATATTTTGTTTCTAACTTTGATTATTATCAGCCGGAAGCTTATATTCCAAGTTCTGATACGTATATTGATAAAAATGCGACAACAAATATGGAACTGGATATGCTTCGTATGGCGGCTGTCAATTCTGTCCTGGAAAGAAAAGATACGATTATTATCGCATCCGTTGCCTGCATTTATGGTGCCAGCAATCCAGAACAGTATCGAGATATGTTTTTTAGTATTCGTGTTGGTGATATCATCGATAGAAAAGAATTGATGGGAAGACTGGTAGCACAGCAGTATACTAGAAATGATATGGATCTTGTACGTGGAACCTTTCGTGTACGAGGAGATGTGATAGAGGTCGCACTAGGACATACAGATGCGTATATTTTACGTATTGAAATGTTTGATGATGAAATTGAAAGGATTTGTGAAGTGGATCCTTTAACAGGAAAAATGTTAAATGCGTATTCTGTATATGTGATACATCCAGCTAGTGGATATGCGACCAAACAAGATATTATTAATCGTGCCGCAAATACGATTGAAGAGGAATTGGAAGATCGTTTGCAGGTATTGGAAGAGGAAGGAAAGCTGTTAGAAAAACAGCGTTTGGAACAGCGTACACGTTATGATGTAGAGGCATTAAGAGAATTTGGTGTTTGTCCTGGTATTGAAAATTACTCCCGTCATATTGATGGAAGAAAACCAGGGGAGCGCCCCTATACATTGTTTGATTATTTCCCTGATGATTTTTTATTAGTTGTCGATGAAAGCCATGTGTCTTTGCCACAGATTCGAGGGATGTATAATGGAGATAGAGCGAGAAAAGAAACTCTGGTAAATTATGGTTTTCGATTGCCTAGTGCATTAGATAATCGACCGATGCGCTTTGAAGAATTTGAAGAAACCATTCATCAGGCTGTATTTGTATCTGCAACACCAGGAGATTATGAATTAGATAAAACGCATGGCGAAGTCGTAGAACAAATCATTCGTCCAACTGGATTGTTAGACCCAGTTGTTGATGTACGTCCTACACAAGGGCAGATTGATGATTTGGTAGATGAAATCAAAACGCGTATTGCGAAAAATGAGCGTACATTAATAACGGCGTTAACAGTGCGTATGGCAGAAGATTTAACCTCTTATTTAAAAGGGATGGATTTCAAGGTTGCCTGGCTGCATCATGAAGTAAAGACAATTGAACGTACAGAAATCATTCGCGATTTACGTAAAGGAAAATATGATGTATTAATTGGTATTAACCTGTTAAGGGAAGGTTTGGATATTCCAGAAGTATCTTTGATTGCTATTTTGGATGCGGATAAAGAAGGGTTTTTAAGAAGTGAGCGTTCTTTAATTCAGATTATTGGTAGAGCTGCTCGAAATGCACATGGAGAAGTTATTATGTATGCGGATAGCATTACCCAAAGTATGCAGAAAGCCCTGGATGAAACGAATCGTAGACGAAGTATTCAGATTGCTTATAATGAAGCACATGGCATTACCCCAAAAACAATTATAAAACCAATTCATGAAGTGGTAAGAAGTAAAGAAACACAGGAAATGACGGCAAAATATATTAATAAAAAATCCAAAGTAACAAAGAAAGATAAAGAACAGTTGATGGCTAATCTGGAGAAAGAAATGAAAGAGGCCGCAAAAGTTCTGGATTTTGAAAGAGCAGCAGAATTACGTGATATTCTTATGGAACTAAGAAGTTCTTAA
- a CDS encoding AI-2E family transporter, with protein sequence MFDKNEKLSRMTLKHAILLITYTIALIWVILHMHEVLHVVSMVIGMLKPFIYGIMMAFIFNLPLKFFMKKLPDSLKKWKKPLAVLCSTVLVFGLLIFITLIVVPVLVESVANLVMMLPGYFEDTMNMIDKLLRSGTIPKEMLDSIGVYAAQIQDTLIKILRNGVPQLISMAGGFASGLANIGMALVIAVYLTISKDKLISQLKRFLYAFTSTKVNTFLLKVGKLTNVTFSNFVAGQLVEAVIIGVLCYIGCLIFRFPYAPILSVVIGCTNVIPYFGPFLGTGFGAFLVALVNPLQAVFFIIFGSVLQQIESNLIYPRVVGTTVGLSGLWVLFAITIGGGLFGIAGMILGLPVFSVIYTLIREIMNKRLKEKQEEERSKKKVCSS encoded by the coding sequence ATGTTTGATAAAAATGAAAAATTGAGTAGAATGACATTAAAACATGCCATACTTTTGATTACTTATACAATTGCTTTGATTTGGGTTATTTTACATATGCATGAAGTATTGCATGTTGTTTCTATGGTCATAGGAATGTTGAAGCCGTTTATTTATGGAATCATGATGGCATTTATTTTTAATCTTCCTTTGAAGTTTTTTATGAAAAAGTTACCAGATTCTTTGAAAAAATGGAAAAAACCATTAGCTGTGCTTTGTTCCACCGTATTGGTTTTTGGTTTGTTGATTTTTATCACATTAATTGTTGTACCGGTACTTGTGGAAAGTGTTGCCAATCTAGTTATGATGCTTCCAGGATATTTTGAAGACACGATGAATATGATCGACAAGCTTTTGCGAAGTGGAACAATTCCAAAAGAAATGCTGGATTCAATAGGAGTGTATGCAGCACAGATTCAGGATACACTTATCAAAATTTTAAGAAATGGTGTGCCGCAGCTAATTTCAATGGCTGGAGGCTTTGCCAGTGGTCTTGCCAATATTGGGATGGCTTTGGTAATCGCTGTTTACTTAACAATATCCAAAGATAAACTGATTTCTCAGTTGAAAAGATTTTTATATGCATTTACGAGTACAAAGGTAAATACGTTTTTATTAAAAGTAGGAAAATTAACGAATGTTACATTTTCTAACTTTGTTGCCGGACAGCTTGTAGAGGCTGTTATCATTGGTGTACTTTGTTATATCGGATGTTTGATATTTCGTTTTCCTTATGCGCCAATTTTAAGTGTTGTCATTGGATGTACAAATGTCATTCCATATTTTGGACCATTTTTAGGTACAGGATTTGGTGCTTTTTTAGTCGCATTGGTAAATCCTTTACAGGCTGTTTTCTTTATTATCTTTGGTTCGGTTTTACAACAGATAGAATCTAATTTGATTTATCCAAGAGTTGTTGGTACAACAGTAGGCCTTTCTGGTTTATGGGTATTGTTTGCGATTACCATTGGCGGAGGATTGTTTGGTATTGCAGGCATGATTCTAGGATTACCGGTATTCTCTGTGATTTATACGC
- a CDS encoding S41 family peptidase, with protein sequence MGKKVVKYKLVRHRWPDEIQADRKRKMRKAMVIAICFVCFFGGFGVNELLNKQRGLSDKTFAKFSEIYNIMSKEFYFGKDKEDFDDALLSGAIEGMVNAGEDVHTMYLDAQQSNTFTSSMEGSFVGIGVQYYEEKEDSFRVTRVLNDSPAEKAGLQKGDQIYRIGNTVCKDMDADKVRELILGEAGSSVEIEVLRDGKHLVYDLERQKVNDSVYHEIYDEYALLEISSFSETVGDSTGKALEKIKQADAKKLILDLRNNGGGYLQSAQQIASYLLGEDVVIFKEKNRDGSIDDYKTISKVKQYTFDKIILLVNEDTASAAEVLTAALKENLDNVTIVGTNTYGKGTVQYPLVFSDGSMLKYTTAEWISSKGKEINGVGIKPDVEVKLDPAFTTGAPKLKDGESYAPDSVNPAAQSVQVYLKFLGYEVDRSDAYFSKQSGEALKQFQKDHGMKADGNIDSEVIDVLLSTISEEWNTNLEKNDVQMKKAIELVK encoded by the coding sequence ATGGGAAAAAAGGTTGTCAAATATAAACTGGTAAGACATCGCTGGCCAGATGAAATACAGGCAGATCGAAAAAGAAAAATGCGCAAGGCAATGGTAATAGCGATTTGTTTTGTTTGTTTTTTTGGAGGGTTTGGTGTTAATGAATTATTGAATAAACAACGTGGTTTAAGTGATAAGACATTTGCGAAGTTTTCTGAAATTTATAATATCATGAGCAAGGAATTTTACTTTGGAAAGGATAAGGAAGATTTTGACGATGCTTTATTGAGTGGAGCGATTGAGGGCATGGTCAATGCCGGAGAAGATGTACATACGATGTATTTAGATGCACAGCAGTCAAATACGTTTACAAGTTCCATGGAAGGAAGTTTTGTAGGGATTGGTGTACAGTATTATGAGGAAAAAGAAGATTCTTTTCGAGTTACAAGAGTCTTAAATGACTCTCCTGCAGAAAAAGCAGGATTACAAAAAGGTGATCAGATTTATCGTATTGGAAATACAGTATGTAAAGATATGGATGCGGATAAAGTAAGAGAACTTATTTTAGGAGAAGCAGGATCAAGTGTAGAGATAGAAGTGCTTCGTGATGGAAAACATTTGGTATATGATTTAGAACGTCAAAAAGTAAATGATTCTGTTTATCATGAAATCTATGATGAGTATGCACTTTTGGAAATCAGCAGTTTTTCTGAAACTGTAGGAGATTCTACAGGAAAGGCATTGGAAAAAATCAAGCAGGCAGATGCGAAAAAACTGATTTTAGATTTAAGAAACAATGGAGGAGGATATTTACAGTCTGCACAGCAGATTGCAAGTTATCTTCTAGGGGAAGATGTCGTGATTTTTAAAGAGAAAAATCGTGATGGATCTATTGATGACTATAAAACAATTTCAAAAGTAAAACAGTACACATTTGATAAAATTATACTTCTTGTGAATGAAGATACTGCCAGCGCTGCAGAAGTGTTAACAGCTGCATTAAAAGAGAACTTAGATAATGTGACAATCGTTGGTACAAATACGTATGGAAAGGGTACCGTTCAGTATCCATTGGTATTCTCTGATGGAAGTATGTTGAAATACACAACAGCGGAATGGATAAGTTCAAAAGGAAAAGAAATTAATGGTGTAGGAATCAAGCCGGATGTAGAAGTAAAACTTGATCCTGCTTTTACAACAGGGGCTCCAAAATTAAAAGATGGGGAAAGTTATGCACCAGACAGTGTAAATCCTGCAGCACAAAGTGTACAAGTGTATTTGAAATTTTTAGGATATGAGGTTGATCGTAGTGATGCATATTTCTCTAAACAAAGTGGAGAAGCATTAAAACAATTCCAGAAAGATCATGGTATGAAAGCGGATGGAAATATCGATAGTGAGGTTATCGATGTTCTTCTTTCAACAATATCAGAAGAATGGAATACAAATTTAGAGAAAAATGATGTACAGATGAAAAAAGCGATAGAACTTGTAAAGTAA